In a single window of the Saccharothrix australiensis genome:
- a CDS encoding thiolase family protein: MTEVFVLDGVRTPFGRYGGALSGVRPDDLAAHVLRTLAERSDLAPATVDEVVLGDANQAGEDNRNVARMGALLAGWPTSVPGTTVNRLCGSGMDAVMQGSRTIAVGDASLVVAGGVESMSRAPWVLLKPGKGFPAGHETLHSTTLGWRMVNPDMPAEWTVSLGEATEQLAERYGVTRERQDEFALRSHRLAARAWDDGFYDSHVVAPPGVDLARDEGIRPDTSLDKLAGLKPAFRPQGTVTAGNASPLTDGACALLLGDRAAATRLGVQPLARIAGRGAAGVDPQSFGVGPVRAAEIALRRAGIDWSDLAAVELNEAFAAQSLACLADWPELDPEIVNVNGGAIAIGHPLGASGARVVLQLAHELRRRGGGWGLAALCIGVGQGLAVVVEA; the protein is encoded by the coding sequence GTGACCGAAGTGTTCGTGCTCGACGGCGTGCGCACCCCGTTCGGCCGCTACGGCGGCGCGCTGTCCGGCGTGCGGCCCGACGACCTCGCCGCGCACGTGCTGCGCACCCTGGCCGAGCGCTCCGACCTCGCGCCGGCGACCGTCGACGAGGTCGTGCTCGGCGACGCCAACCAGGCGGGCGAGGACAACCGCAACGTGGCGCGGATGGGCGCCCTGCTCGCGGGCTGGCCGACGTCCGTGCCCGGCACGACGGTGAACCGCCTGTGCGGCTCCGGCATGGACGCCGTCATGCAGGGCTCGCGCACCATCGCGGTCGGCGACGCGTCGCTGGTCGTCGCGGGCGGCGTGGAGTCGATGAGCCGCGCGCCGTGGGTCCTGCTCAAGCCCGGCAAGGGCTTCCCCGCGGGCCACGAGACGCTGCACTCCACCACCCTCGGCTGGCGCATGGTCAACCCGGACATGCCCGCGGAGTGGACGGTGTCGCTCGGCGAGGCCACCGAGCAGCTCGCCGAGCGCTACGGCGTCACCCGCGAGCGGCAGGACGAGTTCGCGCTGCGCAGCCACCGGCTTGCCGCGCGGGCGTGGGACGACGGCTTCTACGACAGCCACGTCGTGGCGCCGCCCGGCGTCGACCTGGCGCGGGACGAGGGCATCCGGCCCGACACCAGCCTGGACAAGCTCGCCGGGCTCAAGCCCGCGTTCCGCCCGCAGGGCACCGTGACCGCGGGCAACGCCTCGCCGCTCACCGACGGCGCGTGCGCCCTGCTGCTCGGCGACCGGGCCGCCGCCACCCGCCTCGGCGTGCAGCCGCTGGCCCGGATCGCCGGTCGGGGCGCGGCGGGCGTGGACCCGCAGTCCTTCGGCGTCGGCCCGGTGCGGGCGGCGGAGATCGCCCTGCGCCGCGCCGGGATCGACTGGTCGGACCTCGCGGCGGTCGAGCTGAACGAGGCGTTCGCCGCGCAGTCGCTGGCGTGCCTGGCGGACTGGCCGGAGCTGGACCCGGAGATCGTCAACGTCAACGGCGGCGCGATCGCCATCGGGCACCCGCTCGGCGCGTCCGGCGCGCGGGTGGTGCTCCAGCTGGCGCACGAGCTGCGCCGGCGCGGCGGCGGGTGGGGCCTGGCCGCGCTGTGCATCGGGGTCGGGCAGGGCCTGGCCGTGGTGGTGGAGGCGTAG
- a CDS encoding CoA transferase subunit A — translation MAEIVTLAEAIGELVADGDVVALEGFTHLIPTAAGHEIIRQGRRDLTLVRMTPDIVYDQLIGAGCARKLVFSWGGNPGVGSLHRFRDAVQHSWPVPLEIEEHSHAGMANRYVAGASGLPFAVLRGYVGTDLPSVTATIKPITCPFTGEQLTAVPALNPDVTVIHAQRADRAGNVQLWGLLGVQKEAVLAARRSLVTVEEVVDELTPVPGAIVLPSWAVTKVAEVPGGAHPSYAQGYSERDNAYYAAWDAIGRDREEFANWLRQVREEVPA, via the coding sequence GTGGCGGAGATCGTGACCTTGGCCGAGGCGATCGGCGAGTTGGTCGCCGACGGGGACGTGGTGGCCCTCGAAGGCTTCACCCACCTGATACCGACGGCGGCCGGCCACGAGATCATCCGGCAGGGCCGTCGGGACCTGACGCTCGTGCGCATGACACCCGACATCGTGTACGACCAGCTCATCGGCGCCGGTTGCGCGCGGAAGCTGGTGTTCTCGTGGGGCGGCAACCCCGGCGTCGGCTCGCTGCACCGGTTCCGCGACGCGGTGCAGCACTCGTGGCCCGTGCCGCTGGAGATCGAGGAGCACAGCCACGCCGGGATGGCCAACCGGTACGTCGCGGGCGCGTCCGGGCTGCCGTTCGCGGTGCTGCGCGGGTACGTCGGTACCGACCTGCCGTCCGTCACGGCCACCATCAAGCCGATCACCTGCCCGTTCACCGGCGAGCAGCTCACCGCCGTGCCGGCGCTCAACCCGGACGTCACGGTGATCCACGCGCAGCGCGCCGACCGCGCCGGCAACGTCCAGCTGTGGGGCCTGCTCGGCGTGCAGAAGGAAGCGGTGCTGGCGGCGCGGCGCAGCCTCGTCACCGTCGAGGAGGTGGTGGACGAGCTGACGCCCGTGCCGGGCGCGATCGTGCTGCCGTCCTGGGCGGTCACGAAGGTCGCCGAGGTGCCGGGCGGCGCGCACCCCTCGTACGCGCAGGGCTACTCGGAGCGGGACAACGCCTACTACGCCGCGTGGGACGCGATCGGCCGCGACCGCGAGGAGTTCGCGAACTGGCTGCGACAGGTCCGGGAAGAGGTGCCGGCATGA
- a CDS encoding ABC transporter ATP-binding protein, whose amino-acid sequence MTAADRPALQAIAVRAGYRRRRRHPAVTVLSDVHLAARPGELITLIGPNGAGKSTLLRTLVGAQPPLGGRVLLDGHDLAALSPRERARRLAVTLTEPVDVGMMSVEAVVALGRLPYRSWIGRSTARDRAAVDRALVDAGVEELRHRGLGDLSDGERQRVMVARALAQEPAVLVLDEPTAFLDVARRIELAAMLTRLTATTGAAIILSTHDLAFALRRADQVWLVGADGAVTAGAPEDLAYGDAVARTFTGENMSFDDAAATIVVADGGVPGATVRVAADGRVRQWAEHAVRRAGWEPTADACAHVLEVEAGPPCRWRVDGAAVPDADRGRGVGFESLVGHLRRRATSLPEGVRAGRPRFPD is encoded by the coding sequence ATGACCGCGGCGGACCGCCCGGCCCTGCAGGCGATCGCCGTGCGCGCGGGTTACCGGCGACGGCGGCGGCACCCGGCCGTCACGGTGCTGTCGGACGTCCACCTGGCGGCCCGGCCCGGTGAGCTGATCACGCTGATCGGGCCCAACGGCGCGGGCAAGTCGACCCTGCTGCGCACCCTCGTCGGCGCGCAGCCGCCGCTGGGTGGCCGGGTGCTGCTGGACGGGCACGACCTCGCCGCCCTGTCACCGCGCGAGCGGGCCCGGCGGCTGGCGGTCACGCTGACCGAGCCGGTCGACGTGGGCATGATGAGCGTCGAGGCGGTGGTGGCGCTGGGCAGGCTGCCCTACCGGTCGTGGATCGGCCGGTCCACCGCGCGGGACCGCGCCGCGGTGGACCGCGCGCTGGTCGACGCAGGCGTCGAGGAACTGCGCCACCGCGGGCTGGGCGACCTGTCCGACGGCGAGCGGCAGCGGGTGATGGTGGCGCGGGCCCTCGCGCAGGAGCCGGCGGTGCTGGTGCTGGACGAGCCGACGGCGTTCCTGGACGTCGCCCGCCGGATCGAGCTGGCGGCGATGCTGACCCGGCTCACCGCCACCACCGGCGCGGCGATCATCCTGTCGACGCACGACCTCGCCTTCGCGCTGCGCCGCGCGGACCAGGTCTGGCTGGTCGGCGCGGACGGCGCGGTGACGGCGGGCGCGCCGGAGGACCTGGCCTACGGCGACGCCGTGGCGCGCACGTTCACCGGCGAGAACATGTCGTTCGACGACGCGGCGGCCACGATCGTCGTCGCCGACGGCGGCGTGCCCGGCGCCACCGTGCGGGTCGCCGCCGACGGGCGGGTGCGGCAGTGGGCCGAGCACGCCGTGCGGCGGGCCGGGTGGGAGCCGACCGCGGACGCCTGCGCGCACGTCCTGGAGGTCGAGGCCGGCCCGCCGTGCCGCTGGCGGGTCGACGGCGCGGCCGTGCCGGACGCGGACCGCGGCCGGGGCGTCGGGTTCGAGTCCCTCGTCGGCCACCTGCGCCGCCGCGCCACGTCGCTGCCCGAGGGGGTGCGGGCCGGGCGGCCCCGGTTCCCCGACTGA
- a CDS encoding cytochrome P450, with amino-acid sequence MRSTQAARSYPFREPTALELEPEYARLREHEPLSRISLPHGGDAWLAVRHEDVRAVLSDPRFSRAALLDRDVPRTSPRRLTDPTLHTVDPPEHNRLRRLVSAAFSPRRLGRLAEYAQRVTDDLLDRMADQGPPADVVSGLALPLPMAVICQMLGVPVADRDRFTGWIDVALATTAFSSEEIHDAFASLKGYLVELVAARRREPTDDLLGALVEARDKGGRLSEDELVALGVTLLYAGLETTSNHIGNFIATLLTHPDQLALLRAEPDLLDRAVDELLRFIPIVTSAGFTRIALEDVELGGVVVRAGDAVMLHLDAANRDERAFADPDELDLARAVNPHLAFGFGPHYCVAAQLAKAELRVAVGSLLGRFPRLRLAVGEDELPWRRGRMARGLERLPVAW; translated from the coding sequence ATGCGATCCACGCAGGCTGCCCGTTCTTACCCGTTCCGCGAACCCACCGCGCTGGAGCTGGAGCCCGAGTACGCGCGGCTCCGGGAGCACGAACCGCTCAGCCGGATCTCGCTGCCCCACGGTGGCGACGCCTGGCTGGCGGTGCGGCACGAGGACGTCCGCGCGGTGCTGAGCGACCCGCGGTTCAGCCGCGCCGCGCTGCTGGACCGGGACGTGCCGCGCACCTCGCCCCGCCGGCTCACCGACCCGACCCTGCACACGGTCGACCCGCCCGAGCACAACCGGTTGCGCCGCCTGGTTTCCGCCGCGTTCAGCCCCCGGCGGCTCGGCCGCCTCGCCGAGTACGCCCAGCGCGTCACCGACGACCTGCTCGACCGGATGGCGGACCAGGGCCCGCCCGCCGACGTCGTGTCCGGGCTCGCGCTACCGCTGCCGATGGCGGTCATCTGCCAGATGCTGGGCGTGCCGGTCGCCGACCGCGACCGGTTCACCGGCTGGATCGACGTCGCCCTCGCCACCACCGCGTTCTCCAGCGAGGAGATCCACGACGCGTTCGCGAGCCTGAAGGGCTACCTGGTCGAGCTGGTCGCCGCCCGCCGGCGCGAGCCGACCGACGACCTGCTGGGCGCGCTGGTCGAGGCCCGCGACAAGGGGGGCAGGCTCAGCGAGGACGAGCTGGTCGCGCTCGGCGTGACCCTGCTCTACGCGGGCCTGGAGACCACGTCCAACCACATCGGCAACTTCATCGCCACCCTGCTGACCCACCCCGACCAGCTCGCGCTGCTGCGCGCCGAGCCCGACCTGCTCGACCGGGCGGTGGACGAGCTGCTGCGCTTCATCCCCATCGTGACGTCGGCGGGGTTCACCCGCATCGCGCTGGAGGACGTCGAGCTGGGCGGCGTGGTCGTGCGCGCGGGCGACGCGGTGATGCTGCACCTCGACGCCGCCAACCGGGACGAGCGCGCCTTCGCCGACCCCGACGAGCTGGACCTGGCCAGGGCGGTCAACCCGCACCTGGCGTTCGGGTTCGGGCCGCACTACTGCGTCGCCGCGCAGTTGGCCAAGGCCGAGCTGCGGGTGGCGGTGGGCTCGTTGCTGGGCCGTTTCCCGAGACTGCGGCTCGCGGTGGGCGAGGACGAACTGCCCTGGCGGCGCGGCCGGATGGCACGCGGCCTGGAGCGGCTGCCCGTCGCCTGGTGA
- a CDS encoding CoA-transferase subunit beta: MTHTADEMMAIAAARALSGRQRVFVGIGLPSTAANLARRTHAPDLVLVYESGTLGSKPDRLPASIGDGILAETADAVISVPEVFNYWLQPGRIDVGFLGAAQLDRFGNINTTVIGGDYHHPKVRLPGAGGAPEIAASCREVYVVVRQSSRSFVDRVDFVTSFGHGTGKGDRERLGLRGAGPTLVITDLGVFRPDPETAELVLTDMHEGVTLDQVRAATGWDLRTAPEVGRTPPPTTGELAALRALKEASR; the protein is encoded by the coding sequence ATGACCCACACCGCCGACGAGATGATGGCGATCGCCGCCGCACGCGCGCTGTCCGGCAGGCAGCGGGTGTTCGTGGGCATCGGCCTCCCGTCCACCGCCGCCAACCTGGCCCGCCGCACGCACGCGCCGGACCTCGTCCTCGTCTACGAGTCGGGCACGCTCGGCTCCAAGCCGGACCGGCTGCCCGCCTCCATCGGCGACGGCATCCTGGCCGAGACCGCCGACGCGGTGATCAGCGTCCCCGAGGTGTTCAACTACTGGCTCCAGCCCGGCCGGATCGACGTGGGCTTCCTCGGCGCGGCGCAGCTCGACCGGTTCGGCAACATCAACACCACCGTCATCGGCGGCGACTACCACCACCCGAAGGTGCGGCTGCCGGGCGCGGGCGGCGCGCCCGAGATCGCCGCGTCGTGCCGCGAGGTCTACGTCGTGGTCCGGCAGAGCAGCCGCAGCTTCGTGGACCGGGTCGACTTCGTCACCTCGTTCGGGCACGGCACGGGCAAGGGCGACCGCGAGCGGCTCGGCCTGCGCGGCGCGGGGCCGACCCTGGTGATCACCGACCTCGGGGTGTTCCGGCCCGACCCGGAGACCGCCGAGCTGGTCCTCACGGACATGCACGAGGGCGTGACGCTGGACCAGGTGCGCGCCGCGACCGGCTGGGACCTGCGGACCGCGCCCGAGGTCGGCCGCACTCCCCCGCCCACCACCGGGGAGCTGGCCGCTCTCCGCGCGCTCAAGGAGGCATCGCGGTGA
- a CDS encoding SAM-dependent methyltransferase has translation MDWYEDDDLWVGFADVMFPPRRVAEAEHLVATSPLLKVAAGDRVLDLACGPGTHVVPLARRGAVVTGVDLSEAMLARARDACERAGTTARLVRADMRDHVEPGGYDLVVNMYTSFGYFVEPGENLAVLRNAHASLVPGGRLLVDVMGKEVFAGWVGRPQAVDVEGGGTVFMRDTVLDDWTRLRSDWTYVRGDEVRRTSTYCVLYSAAELRALFREAGFAEVECFGDFDGSPYDNHARRLIVRGTRG, from the coding sequence ATGGACTGGTACGAGGACGACGATCTCTGGGTGGGGTTCGCCGACGTGATGTTCCCGCCGCGCCGGGTGGCGGAGGCGGAGCACCTGGTGGCCACGTCGCCGCTGCTGAAGGTGGCCGCAGGCGACCGGGTGCTCGACCTCGCGTGCGGGCCGGGCACCCACGTCGTGCCGCTGGCCCGGCGCGGCGCGGTGGTCACCGGGGTGGACCTGAGCGAGGCGATGCTCGCGCGGGCGCGGGACGCCTGCGAGCGGGCCGGGACGACCGCGCGCCTGGTGCGCGCGGACATGCGCGACCACGTGGAGCCGGGCGGCTACGACCTGGTGGTCAACATGTACACGTCGTTCGGCTACTTCGTCGAGCCGGGCGAGAACCTGGCGGTGCTGCGCAACGCGCACGCGAGCCTCGTGCCCGGTGGGCGGCTGCTGGTGGACGTGATGGGCAAGGAGGTGTTCGCCGGGTGGGTCGGCCGGCCGCAGGCGGTGGACGTCGAGGGCGGCGGCACGGTGTTCATGCGCGACACCGTGCTGGACGACTGGACGCGGCTGCGCTCCGACTGGACCTACGTGCGCGGTGACGAGGTGCGGCGCACGTCGACCTACTGCGTGCTCTACAGCGCCGCCGAGCTGCGCGCCCTGTTCCGGGAGGCCGGGTTCGCCGAGGTCGAGTGCTTCGGCGACTTCGACGGATCGCCCTACGACAACCACGCGCGACGGCTGATCGTGCGGGGCACGCGCGGGTGA
- a CDS encoding FecCD family ABC transporter permease, producing MSGSRTGVEDVAEREAEEAVPRGPRRRAGYVTALFALLVLLLLGAVVVLIAQGSIAIPIGDVLRILTGREVESGTSRTIVLDARLPKVVAGLLAGAALAVGGVQMQTLFRNPLADPFVLGVSSGAILGASIVILGTGGVGWLTGLGVVSQLGVTGAAVAGAAGVLLIALGIARRVGDPVVVLVVGVMLGYLAGALVDMLVYYTDPDRLQALTTFTRGSVRNVTWNELQVVAVACGVVLLLSVFLAQPLNALLLGERYAGSLGVDVRRVHFLSLASVAVLSGIITAYCGAIGFVGLAAPHLARGLLRTADHRLVLPASALVGAVIVLAAEYVAGGNGLTRTSLPLNSVTAFVGAPVILWVLLSGRARRGA from the coding sequence GTGTCGGGTAGTCGCACGGGTGTCGAGGACGTGGCCGAACGCGAGGCCGAGGAGGCGGTGCCGCGCGGGCCGCGCCGTCGCGCCGGGTACGTGACGGCGCTGTTCGCGCTGCTGGTCCTCCTGCTGCTCGGCGCCGTCGTGGTGCTGATCGCGCAGGGGTCGATCGCCATCCCGATCGGCGACGTGCTGCGCATCCTCACCGGCCGGGAGGTCGAGTCCGGGACGAGCCGCACCATCGTCCTGGACGCCCGGCTGCCCAAGGTCGTCGCCGGGCTGCTGGCCGGGGCCGCGCTGGCGGTCGGCGGCGTGCAGATGCAGACCCTGTTCCGCAACCCGCTGGCCGACCCGTTCGTGCTCGGGGTCAGCTCCGGCGCGATCCTGGGCGCGTCCATCGTCATCCTCGGCACCGGCGGCGTGGGGTGGCTGACCGGGCTGGGCGTGGTCAGCCAGCTCGGGGTGACCGGCGCGGCCGTCGCGGGCGCCGCCGGGGTGCTGCTGATCGCGCTGGGCATCGCCCGGCGCGTCGGCGACCCGGTCGTGGTGCTCGTGGTCGGCGTCATGCTCGGCTACCTGGCCGGCGCGCTGGTGGACATGCTGGTCTACTACACCGACCCGGACCGGTTGCAGGCGCTGACGACCTTCACCCGCGGCTCGGTGCGCAACGTGACGTGGAACGAGTTGCAGGTCGTCGCGGTGGCCTGCGGCGTGGTCCTGCTGCTGTCGGTGTTCCTCGCCCAGCCGCTCAACGCCCTGCTGCTCGGCGAGCGGTACGCGGGCAGCCTGGGCGTCGACGTCCGGCGGGTCCACTTCCTGTCGCTGGCGAGCGTCGCCGTGCTGTCCGGCATCATCACCGCCTACTGCGGTGCCATCGGGTTCGTCGGCCTGGCCGCGCCGCACCTGGCCCGCGGCCTGCTGCGCACCGCCGACCACCGGCTGGTCCTCCCGGCGAGCGCGCTCGTCGGCGCGGTGATCGTGCTGGCGGCCGAGTACGTCGCGGGCGGCAACGGGCTGACCCGGACGTCGTTGCCGCTCAACTCGGTCACCGCGTTCGTCGGCGCGCCGGTCATCCTCTGGGTGCTGCTGTCCGGCCGAGCGAGGAGGGGGGCCTGA
- a CDS encoding IclR family transcriptional regulator domain-containing protein gives MIEQDGPSERGAHYVRSLERGLAVIRAFTAANPSPTLTDVAKATGLTRAGARRFLLTLVDLGYVRTDGKHFSLTARVLELGYAFLSGISLPEVAQPHLERLSGEVRESTSASVLDGSDVVYVARVAVSRIMAVSITVGTRFPAYATSMGHVLLAGLPGDALDRYLAAVRLEPLTSRTITSPDRLRAELDRVRAQGWALVDQELEEGLRSVAAPVRDRAGRVVAAVNVSTHASRTTADGVRRDMVPPLLAACAAIERDLAADPRPNTGPAAWSS, from the coding sequence ATGATCGAGCAGGACGGACCGAGCGAGCGCGGCGCGCACTACGTGCGGTCGCTGGAGCGGGGCCTGGCGGTGATCCGCGCGTTCACCGCCGCCAACCCGTCCCCGACGCTGACGGACGTGGCCAAGGCCACCGGCCTCACGCGCGCGGGCGCGCGGCGGTTCCTGCTCACGCTGGTCGACCTCGGCTACGTGCGCACGGACGGCAAGCACTTCTCGCTGACCGCGCGGGTGCTGGAACTGGGGTACGCCTTCCTGTCCGGGATCTCGCTGCCGGAGGTCGCCCAGCCGCACCTGGAGCGGCTGTCGGGCGAGGTCCGCGAGTCGACCTCCGCCTCCGTGCTGGACGGCTCGGACGTCGTCTACGTGGCCAGGGTCGCGGTGTCGCGGATCATGGCCGTGTCGATCACGGTCGGCACGCGGTTCCCGGCCTACGCGACGTCGATGGGGCACGTGCTGCTCGCCGGCCTGCCGGGCGACGCGCTGGACCGCTACCTGGCCGCCGTGCGGCTGGAACCCCTGACTTCGCGCACGATCACGTCGCCGGACCGGCTGCGCGCCGAGCTGGACCGGGTGCGCGCGCAGGGCTGGGCGCTCGTGGACCAGGAACTGGAGGAGGGCCTGCGTTCGGTCGCCGCGCCCGTCCGGGACCGCGCCGGCCGGGTGGTCGCGGCGGTCAACGTCTCGACCCACGCCAGCCGCACCACCGCCGACGGCGTCCGGCGCGACATGGTGCCGCCGCTGCTGGCCGCGTGCGCGGCCATCGAGCGGGACCTGGCCGCCGACCCGCGCCCGAACACCGGTCCGGCCGCCTGGTCGTCCTGA
- a CDS encoding heavy-metal-associated domain-containing protein gives MAESTFTESTFTVTGMTCGHCAASVTGEVTRIAGVTDVAVDLPTGAVRITSAAPVAEADVRAAVEEAGYALAR, from the coding sequence ATGGCCGAGTCCACTTTCACCGAGTCCACTTTCACCGTCACCGGGATGACCTGCGGCCACTGCGCGGCGTCGGTGACCGGGGAGGTCACGCGGATCGCCGGGGTGACGGACGTGGCCGTCGACCTGCCGACCGGCGCGGTGCGGATCACCAGCGCCGCGCCGGTCGCCGAGGCCGACGTGCGCGCCGCCGTCGAGGAAGCGGGCTACGCGCTCGCCCGCTGA
- a CDS encoding helix-turn-helix domain-containing protein, whose amino-acid sequence MGGVSADQNAPSPLWTYIETNLENRGLTTGDLARATGVHRSRFTDWRRGKSISIETARSIANLFDVSPLEVLVAAELITAEEAQLRHTRPDPAELSDEELVAELRRRLKRK is encoded by the coding sequence ATGGGCGGCGTGAGCGCAGACCAGAACGCACCGTCGCCCCTGTGGACCTACATCGAGACCAACCTGGAGAACCGCGGCCTCACCACCGGTGACCTGGCCCGCGCCACCGGCGTGCACCGGAGCCGCTTCACCGATTGGCGACGCGGCAAGTCGATCAGCATCGAGACCGCGCGGTCCATCGCGAACCTGTTCGACGTGAGCCCGCTGGAGGTGCTGGTCGCCGCCGAGCTGATCACGGCCGAGGAGGCGCAGCTGCGGCACACCAGGCCCGACCCGGCGGAGTTGAGCGACGAGGAGCTGGTCGCGGAACTGCGGCGTCGCCTCAAGCGCAAGTAA
- a CDS encoding ABC transporter substrate-binding protein, producing the protein MKALIRSAVALLVLALALAGCGGPGTGATGERGGAEGCVTDHAEGKDYFPDKSTVEQSELWDISYHGSYKTITLADTENDGAGPLRYVLYQCGTPRPEAAGDLAGALFVQVPVTNVAVTSFNALAMLDRLGKNRTITGLSGQLLGNVGKDAWYAGVAEAAGKPTSIGEYTDLDREAVLGLENQVVFMSGFGAGFDDISNARAAGLPGVSVSNRLERHALASAEWLKMVAAFYNAEAAANTEFDAIKARFDQVVATVTGKVGDREAGYLCVAPERGCEFVHAHGAETLVGRLFTRLGVGNVFAPGNDRPNGRPYDFEEAVGTAASADFFVVYDPLKLTTDTLKADPRFNRFRPFRDGAFIAGVDANFEECRAKTYLDVDVLLRDIAIGLAPDLFPGTRGTCFARPS; encoded by the coding sequence GTGAAGGCACTCATCCGCTCGGCCGTCGCACTGCTGGTGCTGGCCCTCGCCCTGGCCGGGTGCGGAGGACCCGGCACCGGCGCGACGGGCGAGCGGGGCGGCGCGGAGGGCTGCGTCACCGACCACGCCGAGGGCAAGGACTACTTCCCTGACAAGAGCACGGTCGAGCAGTCGGAGCTGTGGGACATCTCGTACCACGGCTCCTACAAGACGATCACGTTGGCGGACACCGAGAACGACGGCGCCGGCCCGCTGCGGTACGTGCTCTACCAGTGCGGCACGCCCCGGCCGGAGGCCGCCGGCGACCTGGCGGGCGCGCTGTTCGTCCAGGTGCCGGTCACCAACGTGGCGGTCACCTCGTTCAACGCCTTGGCCATGCTGGACCGGCTGGGGAAGAACCGGACGATCACCGGCCTGAGCGGTCAGCTGCTGGGCAACGTCGGCAAGGACGCCTGGTACGCCGGGGTGGCCGAGGCCGCGGGCAAGCCCACCTCGATCGGCGAGTACACCGACCTCGACCGGGAAGCCGTCCTGGGCCTCGAGAACCAGGTGGTCTTCATGTCCGGGTTCGGGGCGGGGTTCGACGACATCTCCAACGCCCGCGCCGCCGGCCTGCCCGGCGTGAGCGTGTCCAACCGGTTGGAGCGCCACGCCCTGGCCTCCGCGGAGTGGCTCAAGATGGTGGCGGCCTTCTACAACGCCGAGGCCGCCGCCAACACCGAGTTCGACGCGATCAAAGCGCGGTTCGACCAGGTGGTCGCCACGGTCACCGGCAAGGTCGGCGACCGGGAGGCGGGCTACCTGTGCGTCGCGCCGGAGCGCGGCTGCGAGTTCGTCCACGCGCACGGCGCCGAGACCCTGGTCGGCCGGCTGTTCACGCGGCTGGGCGTCGGCAACGTCTTCGCACCCGGCAACGACCGGCCCAACGGCAGGCCCTACGACTTCGAGGAGGCCGTCGGCACCGCCGCCTCCGCCGACTTCTTCGTCGTCTACGACCCGCTGAAGCTGACGACCGACACCCTGAAGGCCGACCCCCGGTTCAACCGGTTCCGGCCGTTCCGGGACGGCGCGTTCATCGCCGGCGTCGACGCGAACTTCGAGGAGTGCCGCGCCAAGACCTACCTGGACGTGGACGTGCTGCTGCGGGACATCGCGATCGGCCTCGCGCCCGACCTGTTCCCCGGCACGCGGGGCACCTGCTTCGCCCGCCCCTCCTGA